Within Pseudomonas cichorii, the genomic segment CCCCTTCTTGGCTCAGAGCTGTCTTTATTCGCCAGCAAGGCAATCAAGCCAGTTTCCTTGCACACCTACAGACCTATAGTCACGCCCTTCGAGAAAAAGCTTTCCAATCGTGTGATTGGAGTTTCAATTGACTCAAAGGGGTTGCGCTCTAGCCAAGCACAACCTATAAATATTATAGGTCGCCATGAAAACCGAGCCTCTATGGGCTAAGCAACAACTGGAGGACCTGGTGCATGCCTTGGCACAGGAATCTTCCAGAGTGGTATTTACCAACCATTGCCTTGAACGCATGGTAGAGAGAGGCATTTCCACCATAGAGGTCATACGCTGCCTCAGACGCGGGGTCATAGTGCGGGGACCGACTTACAGTCACGCCCACATGAATATCGAGTTCAGGATGAGCGAACCTCCTCCACGGGATGTTGTATGCGTCGTAGTCGCCATCAAACCTGAGCCAGAGCCAAGCCAGCTTTTCACCATCACGGTCTGGGAGATATGAAAATGTACGAATACACAGGTAGCGGCCTGAATGGCATCTTCCTGAAAAATGGATACCGAATCGTGGAAACGGCCCATGGAAAAGGCGTATCGATAGAGAATATCGAAGGGCTGCACAGGGCAATTGCTGCTGATATTGTTCAGCAAGACTCGCCAATGACAGGCCATCAGTTCCGCTTCCTGCGCAAGGAACAGGATCTGGTGCAAGCGGAATTGGCAGAGATTTTACGAGTAGATATCCAGACCATAGCCAATTGGGAAAAACGCGGTCCCGAAGGGGTTCCCGGCCCGGCAGACATTGCCATGCGCGGTTTGTACTCAGCCTACTGCCATATTCAATATGGCCCTTATCAAGCCCTGCGCTCAAACATACCAACCGAAACCGCCACCTTCACTCTTGATGGAGAAAACTGGGTAGAAGCGATTGCCGCATGATCATCGACGTGAAAATGGGTATAGCTGATCTAATCCCCCATGAAGTGGTCCGTCGCATTGTCGATGGTGCCTCCGCTATCCGCGCCTGGCGTGAGCACCTGAACCTGACTCAAGAAGAAGTCGCCAAGCGCATGAATATCAGCCAACCAGCCTACGCCCAGCAGGAAGCCGTCGCCAAACCACGCAAGGCTACACGCGAGAAAATTGCAGCCGCGTTTGGAATCAGAGCCGATCAGTTGGAGCTGTAGGCTATCGGACAAGCCGGGCCTTGTGCTTGAGCACGCCAACCGAAACCGCCACCTTCACCCACTCTGAGCTCTCAGCACCGTCCCCCCTCAATA encodes:
- a CDS encoding DUF4258 domain-containing protein, whose translation is MVERGISTIEVIRCLRRGVIVRGPTYSHAHMNIEFRMSEPPPRDVVCVVVAIKPEPEPSQLFTITVWEI
- a CDS encoding helix-turn-helix domain-containing protein, whose product is MKMYEYTGSGLNGIFLKNGYRIVETAHGKGVSIENIEGLHRAIAADIVQQDSPMTGHQFRFLRKEQDLVQAELAEILRVDIQTIANWEKRGPEGVPGPADIAMRGLYSAYCHIQYGPYQALRSNIPTETATFTLDGENWVEAIAA